In Aspergillus flavus chromosome 3, complete sequence, one genomic interval encodes:
- a CDS encoding putative mao-B, with product MATELDVDAPWSHSRSVNWDSETVQSWLNREAPHPDAQFLLTQGLQSVFSTEPREQSLLYTLAYIAAAGNATTRGTFERLIDVAGGAQEQRIVGGTQLLAIRLAERIGLSNIIFNAPVRNIELKGETYLVSSNNQSVIAKHVVVAMSPPLASRITYQPLLPAARDHLTQRMPMGSIGKAFAAYATPFWREAGLNGQVVSDTGAVRITFDSSSDDGSFGIMMGFIEADEMRRLDRLPEREIIEEITKDLVRYFGPRAANVQNWVIQRWDLEQFSRGGPAAYAPPGVLTAYGTSLKSPHGRLHFAGTEASSFWVGFMDGAIRSGERVATEILMDL from the coding sequence ATGGCGACTGAGCTGGATGTCGATGCTCCATGGAGTCACTCTCGATCTGTCAATTGGGATAGTGAGACGGTACAAAGCTGGCTGAACCGTGAAGCGCCCCATCCAGATGCTCAGTTTCTGCTCACCCAAGGTCTACAATCGGTGTTTTCCACTGAGCCTCGGGAACAGTCACTCTTGTACACGCTTGCGTATATAGCGGCTGCGGGTAATGCAACTACGCGTGGAACCTTCGAACGCCTCATAGACGTAGCTGGCGGAGCACAGGAGCAACGTATTGTAGGAGGGACCCAGCTGCTAGCCATCAGACTTGCTGAGAGAATCGGATTGAGCAATATCATTTTCAATGCTCCTGTGCGAAATATCGAGTTAAAAGGTGAGACCTACCTTGTCTCCTCGAATAATCAATCGGTCATAGCAAAACACGTGGTCGTTGCCATGTCTCCTCCCCTGGCATCCCGTATCACTTATCAACCATTGCTGCCAGCAGCGCGAGATCATCTCACCCAGCGAATGCCAATGGGATCTATTGGGAAAGCATTCGCTGCATACGCTACTCCTTTCTGGCGGGAGGCCGGTCTCAACGGGCAGGTGGTCAGCGACACTGGGGCCGTACGAATTACTTTCGATAGCTCCTCTGATGATGGTTCATTCGGTATCATGATGGGCTTTATCGAGGCGGATGAAATGAGGAGACTAGATCGACTGCCTGAGCGTGAGATAATCGAAGAGATCACCAAAGACCTAGTCCGCTACTTTGGGCCCAGAGCGGCTAATGTTCAGAACTGGGTCATTCAGCGGTGGGATCTGGAACAGTTTTCTAGGGGAGGGCCTGCTGCATATGCACCTCCGGGTGTGCTCACGGCGTACGGTACCTCCTTGAAGTCACCGCACGGTAGGCTCCATTTTGCGGGAACAGAGGcctcttctttctgggtTGGGTTCATGGATGGCGCAATTCGATCTGGAGAACGTGTTGCTACGGAGATTTTGATGGATTTGTAG
- a CDS encoding zinc-binding oxidoreductase (zinc-type alcohol dehydrogenase-like protein), with product MAPENMKQWTVQGKANGFDELAYNDAPVPKVGDNDVLVKFHAASLNYRDLIIPRGMYPFAINFPVVPGSDGAGEVVEVGPKVSQFSKGDKVITLFNQLHQYGPVDPKAAGSGLGGVIDGTLRQYGVFNENGLVKSPKNLTHLEASTLSCAALTSWNALYGLKPLQPGQTVLVQGTGGVSLFALQFAKAAGATVIATTSSTEKSEKLKELGADHVINYKSDPNWGETARKLTPDNVGVDHIVEVGGSGTLNQSFKCIKLEGVISIIGFLGGVDPKSQPSILDTLSNICTVRGVYVGSKELLNNMVKAIEANDIHPVVDPKVFTLDKAKDAYEYMWAQKHFGKLAIKID from the exons ATGGCCCCCGAGAATATGAAGCAGTGGACCGTGCAGGGCAAGGCCAACGGCTTTGACGAGCTTGCCTACAATGACGCGCCGGTTCCCAAGGTTGGCGATAACGATGTGTTGGTGAAGTTCCACGCTGCTTCGCTCAATTATCGCGACCTTATCATTCCACGG GGTATGTACCCCTTCGCCATCAACTTCCCTGTTGTGCCGGGTTCAGATGGAGCCGGTGAGGTTGTTGAAGTGGGTCCTAAAGTGTCTCAATTCAGCAAAGGTGACAAGGTGATCACATTGTTCAACCAGCTACACCAGTACGGTCCTGTTGATCCCAAGGCTGCCGGATCTGGCCTGGGTGGTGTTATTGATGGTACTCTGCGTCAGTACGGCGTCTTCAACGAGAACGGACTGGTGAAAAGTCCGAAGAACCTCACCCACCTTGAGGCCAGCACGCTCTCGTGTGCCGCTCTTACCAGCTGGAACGCTCTATATGGCTTGAAGCCTCTTCAACCGGGACAGACTGTTCTGGTGCAGGGTACTGGCGGTGTCAGCTTGTTCGCACTGCAG TTCGCTAAAGCTGCAGGAGCGACTGTTATTGCTACTACCTCCTCTACTGAGAAGTcagagaagttgaaggaacTTGGCGCAGACCACGTTATCAACTACAAGTCCGATCCCAATTGGGGCGAGACTGCTCGTAAACTCACCCCCGACAATGTTGGTGTGGACCACATCGTCGAGGTCGGCGGTAGCGGAACTCTTAACCAGAGCTTCAAGTGTATTAAGCTCGAGGGTGTTATTAGCATCATTGGTTTCCTCGGCGGTGTCGACCCTAAGTCCCAGCCGAGCATTCTCGACACCCTCAGCAACATCTGTACCGTTCGGGGTGTATACGTCGGAAGCAAGGAATTACTGAACAACATGGTTAAGGCTATCGAAGCTAACGATATCCATCCTGTTGTGGACCCTAAGGTCTTCACCCTCgacaaggccaaggatgCTTATGAATACATG TGGGCCCAGAAGCACTTCGGAAAGCTGGCAATCAAGATCGATTAA